From Arthrobacter sp. FW306-2-2C-D06B, a single genomic window includes:
- a CDS encoding thiolase family protein, whose amino-acid sequence MPSREPGTGLDPSRQPVIIAALRTPICRANGQLKSLRAEELLSPVLRSLLTATGVAGSDVSDVVIGNAVGGGGNLARYAALHAGLPVGVPGLTVDRQCGSGLDAIALASRLVAAGGNGVFLAGGVESISTAPLRARRNLGLDGGPDFYTRATFVPPEFGDPDMGVAAENVAREFFVSRERQDEFALRSHQRAVAASAAGAFAPEIVPLEATGAVVQADDGPRASLRAGLMARFPPAFVPGGTVTAGNSCVDADGASAVVITSLQRARQLGAADGLLVLGCDTAGVDPELLGIGASVAAKRLLAELDLEPGELDLVEFNEAFASQTLACLDALGVEPARANLDGGALALGHAYGASGAVLVTRLLAQARRMAEAQPGRESLALAMISIAGGMGTAAMFRYSQLRGD is encoded by the coding sequence TTGCCTAGCCGCGAGCCGGGCACCGGGCTGGACCCTTCGCGCCAGCCGGTGATCATTGCCGCCCTGCGTACGCCCATTTGCCGCGCCAACGGACAACTGAAGTCGCTTCGCGCCGAGGAGCTCCTCTCCCCGGTCCTGCGTTCACTGCTGACAGCCACGGGTGTTGCCGGTTCGGACGTCAGCGACGTCGTGATCGGCAATGCGGTGGGCGGGGGCGGAAACCTGGCCCGGTATGCCGCATTGCACGCGGGGTTGCCCGTGGGGGTCCCCGGACTGACGGTGGACCGTCAGTGCGGTTCCGGGCTCGACGCCATCGCCCTGGCGTCCCGGCTCGTGGCCGCGGGCGGCAATGGCGTCTTCCTGGCCGGGGGAGTGGAGAGTATCAGTACTGCCCCGCTGCGTGCCAGGCGAAACCTGGGCCTCGACGGCGGGCCGGACTTCTACACCCGGGCCACCTTTGTACCGCCCGAGTTCGGGGACCCGGACATGGGGGTGGCTGCTGAAAATGTGGCGCGGGAATTCTTCGTCAGCCGCGAACGACAGGACGAGTTCGCCCTGCGCAGTCACCAGCGTGCGGTCGCGGCTAGCGCCGCTGGTGCATTCGCCCCGGAAATTGTTCCCTTGGAAGCCACCGGCGCCGTGGTGCAGGCGGATGACGGACCCCGGGCGTCCCTCAGGGCCGGACTCATGGCCCGATTCCCGCCGGCGTTCGTACCGGGCGGCACCGTGACAGCCGGAAACTCGTGCGTCGACGCGGACGGGGCCTCCGCCGTCGTTATCACTTCTCTGCAACGGGCCCGGCAACTTGGCGCCGCCGACGGCTTGCTTGTTCTGGGCTGCGACACCGCAGGCGTGGACCCGGAACTGCTGGGCATCGGAGCTTCAGTGGCGGCGAAACGGTTGCTGGCCGAGCTTGATCTTGAGCCCGGGGAACTGGACCTCGTGGAATTCAACGAGGCATTCGCTTCGCAGACACTCGCATGCCTCGACGCGTTGGGTGTGGAACCGGCACGGGCGAACCTCGACGGCGGAGCGCTGGCCTTGGGACACGCCTACGGTGCGTCGGGGGCTGTCCTGGTGACGCGGCTGCTGGCCCAGGCCCGCCGGATGGCCGAAGCGCAGCCGGGCAGGGAGAGCCTGGCGCTGGCGATGATCAGCATCGCAGGTGGAATGGGCACAGCGGCAATGTTCCGCTACTCACAGCTGCGGGGCGATTAG
- a CDS encoding ABC-F family ATP-binding cassette domain-containing protein — translation MITVQELELRAGARLLMDQVSFRVDKGDKIGLVGRNGAGKTTLTRVLAGEGLPAAGKVARSGEIGYLPQDPRTPDMEQLARDRILSARGLDVVVGKLKQAQTDMSSEDATVQRKAMNRYDRLEAEFLAGGGYAAEAEAAAISSNLALPERLLNQPLKTLSGGQRRRVELARILYSDAETLLLDEPTNHLDADSITWLRDFLKSHQGGLIVISHDVELLEATVNKVYHLDANRAQIDFYNMGWKRYLQQRETDERARKRERANAEKKAQVLMDQANKMRAKATKAVAAQNMAKRAERLLGGLEAVRENDRVAALRFPDPAPCGKTPLTAEGLSKSYGSLEIFTDVDLAIDRGSKVVILGLNGAGKTTLLRMLAGVDKPDTGDIVPGHGLKVGYYAQEHETLDHDRTVLENMRSSAPDMKDAEVRGILGSFLFSGDDVDKPAGVLSGGEKTRLALATIVASSANVLLLDEPTNNLDPASRAEILGALRNYSGAVVLVSHDEGAVQALNPERVVLLPDGVEDHWNEDYLDLITLA, via the coding sequence TTGATTACCGTCCAGGAACTCGAACTGCGCGCCGGCGCCCGCCTGCTCATGGACCAGGTGAGCTTCCGCGTGGACAAGGGGGACAAAATCGGACTGGTGGGCCGGAACGGTGCAGGCAAGACGACCCTCACCCGCGTCCTTGCCGGTGAGGGACTGCCCGCGGCCGGCAAGGTTGCCCGCAGTGGTGAGATCGGCTACCTGCCCCAGGATCCGCGGACCCCGGACATGGAACAGCTGGCACGCGACCGCATCCTTTCCGCCCGCGGCCTTGACGTGGTGGTGGGCAAGCTCAAGCAGGCCCAAACGGACATGTCCAGCGAAGATGCCACAGTCCAGCGCAAAGCCATGAACCGCTACGACCGCCTGGAAGCCGAGTTCCTCGCAGGAGGCGGCTATGCGGCCGAGGCCGAAGCCGCAGCCATTTCCTCCAACCTGGCACTTCCCGAGCGGCTCCTGAACCAGCCGCTCAAGACACTCTCCGGCGGCCAGCGCCGCCGTGTGGAACTGGCCAGGATCCTTTACTCTGACGCCGAAACGCTCCTCCTGGACGAACCCACCAACCACCTCGATGCGGACTCCATCACGTGGCTCCGCGACTTCCTGAAGAGCCACCAGGGCGGGCTGATTGTGATCAGCCACGACGTGGAGCTCCTCGAAGCGACGGTCAACAAGGTTTACCACCTGGACGCCAACCGGGCGCAGATCGACTTCTACAACATGGGGTGGAAGCGCTACCTCCAACAGCGCGAAACCGATGAGCGTGCCCGCAAACGCGAGCGCGCCAACGCCGAGAAGAAGGCCCAGGTCCTCATGGACCAGGCCAACAAGATGCGTGCCAAGGCCACCAAGGCAGTGGCGGCGCAGAACATGGCGAAGCGGGCCGAACGGCTACTCGGCGGCCTGGAAGCAGTCCGCGAGAATGACCGCGTGGCAGCCTTGCGTTTCCCGGATCCCGCTCCGTGCGGCAAGACTCCGCTCACCGCAGAAGGTTTGAGCAAGTCCTACGGCTCACTCGAAATCTTCACCGACGTGGACCTGGCAATCGACCGTGGCTCCAAGGTGGTCATCCTGGGCCTCAACGGTGCAGGCAAGACCACCCTCCTGCGGATGCTCGCCGGCGTGGACAAGCCGGACACCGGCGACATCGTCCCTGGCCACGGGCTCAAAGTGGGCTACTACGCGCAGGAACACGAAACCCTGGACCACGACCGCACCGTCCTGGAGAACATGCGTTCATCCGCTCCGGACATGAAAGACGCAGAGGTCCGCGGGATCCTGGGGTCGTTCCTGTTCTCGGGTGACGACGTCGACAAGCCGGCGGGTGTGCTTTCCGGTGGTGAGAAGACGCGACTGGCCCTCGCCACGATCGTGGCCTCGAGCGCCAACGTGCTGCTCCTGGACGAACCCACCAACAACCTCGACCCCGCCAGCCGTGCCGAGATCCTTGGCGCACTGCGAAACTATTCCGGCGCCGTCGTGCTCGTCAGCCACGATGAAGGCGCCGTGCAGGCGCTGAACCCGGAACGCGTGGTCCTGCTGCCGGACGGCGTCGAGGACCACTGGAACGAAGACTACCTGGACCTCATCACCCTCGCTTAG
- a CDS encoding SURF1 family cytochrome oxidase biogenesis protein → MYRFLFSSKWLGYFVLALIFATGCVLLGRWQMDRRAETLAEINRVVTNYSATPLPFSAAKAEFQSLDPEREWAQVELHGRYDVSGQRVVRNRPLNGQPGYEVVVPFRLSSGEAVVVDRGWLPIGNKTPGHPDSIPAPPAGEVTVVARLKASEPDLGRGAVDGQLASIDLPSFATELGYPIMTGAYGQLATESPGVQVMPAPFAKPATDEGTHLSYSLQWFAFGVLMFVGFGYAARQQARNARIDAEDEEEEISAMPRRKAPAPRKSKRPTAEEEEDAILDAQGY, encoded by the coding sequence ATGTACCGCTTTCTTTTTTCCAGCAAGTGGCTGGGCTATTTCGTCCTGGCCCTGATCTTCGCCACCGGCTGCGTTTTGCTGGGCCGCTGGCAAATGGATCGCAGGGCCGAAACGCTGGCCGAGATCAACCGCGTTGTGACCAACTACTCGGCAACTCCCCTTCCCTTCTCCGCCGCCAAGGCGGAATTCCAGTCCTTGGACCCCGAACGGGAATGGGCACAAGTTGAGCTTCACGGCAGGTATGACGTTTCGGGCCAACGCGTCGTCCGTAACCGTCCCCTCAACGGCCAGCCAGGGTACGAGGTAGTGGTCCCATTCCGATTGTCGAGCGGCGAAGCCGTAGTGGTTGACCGCGGATGGTTGCCCATCGGAAACAAGACTCCCGGCCACCCCGACAGCATCCCGGCCCCACCGGCTGGAGAGGTCACCGTCGTCGCGCGCCTTAAGGCCTCCGAACCGGATCTAGGCCGCGGCGCCGTGGACGGCCAGCTGGCATCCATCGACCTTCCTTCCTTTGCCACGGAGCTTGGCTATCCCATCATGACCGGCGCCTACGGGCAGCTCGCCACGGAATCGCCTGGCGTCCAGGTGATGCCCGCACCATTCGCCAAGCCGGCCACGGACGAGGGCACCCACCTCTCATACTCCTTGCAGTGGTTCGCCTTCGGCGTGCTGATGTTCGTCGGTTTCGGCTACGCAGCCAGGCAACAGGCCCGCAATGCCCGGATCGATGCCGAAGATGAGGAAGAAGAAATCAGCGCGATGCCTCGTCGCAAGGCACCCGCGCCACGGAAATCAAAGCGGCCAACGGCCGAAGAAGAGGAAGACGCAATCCTGGATGCACAAGGCTACTGA
- a CDS encoding energy-coupling factor transporter transmembrane component T family protein, with protein sequence MRAHGVLIPNYVRGNSIVHRTPLWLKFLLVAGCGLASFLIVDWLVSAAVLAVMCGLFLLSGAGLKRLARSVWLVTPILVAIGAVQWWQLGGPVAARIVLNVLVCVVAASVLTVTTPVQALLDGVVALSKPFQRFGADPERFALTIAIMLRSLPFIAGAFSDVRDSARARGLERNPRALVLPVFITTVAYARQTGDALAARGLGDAED encoded by the coding sequence GTGAGGGCCCACGGGGTGCTGATCCCCAACTATGTGCGGGGCAACTCGATCGTGCACCGCACTCCCCTGTGGCTCAAATTTCTCCTGGTTGCCGGCTGCGGCCTGGCATCGTTCCTGATTGTCGACTGGCTTGTCTCGGCCGCCGTCCTTGCCGTGATGTGCGGGCTTTTCCTGTTGAGCGGCGCGGGACTCAAACGCCTCGCGCGTTCCGTGTGGCTCGTGACGCCCATCCTCGTTGCGATCGGCGCCGTCCAATGGTGGCAGCTGGGCGGCCCCGTTGCCGCGCGGATCGTGCTCAATGTGCTGGTCTGCGTCGTCGCGGCGTCGGTACTGACGGTCACGACTCCGGTGCAGGCATTGCTGGACGGGGTGGTTGCCCTGTCCAAGCCCTTCCAGCGTTTCGGGGCCGACCCTGAGCGCTTCGCGCTGACCATCGCCATCATGCTGCGCAGCCTTCCGTTCATTGCCGGCGCATTCTCCGATGTCCGTGACTCGGCCCGGGCTCGGGGGCTTGAACGCAATCCCCGCGCCTTGGTCTTGCCGGTTTTCATCACCACTGTTGCCTATGCGCGGCAGACCGGCGACGCACTCGCCGCGCGCGGTCTGGGCGACGCCGAAGACTAA
- a CDS encoding energy-coupling factor ABC transporter ATP-binding protein, which produces MNTIILSDVSVRVAVDGRAAPRTLLQDVSLELTEQRIAVIGANGSGKSTLLRLLNGLVAPSEGTVSINGADSMRDVRQVRGQVGFVFTDPLSQLVMPTGREDVELSLRRSIKNSKERAARAEAVLQRFGILDLADQSIYELSGGERQLLALAAVLAVNPAVLVLDEPSTLLDLRNRELLRRTLAGLEQQIIMSTHDLDLALEADRALVVDCGRIVFDGGAAAAVEHYRALCAAEPAQGKVQAT; this is translated from the coding sequence ATGAACACCATCATTCTCAGCGACGTCTCAGTGCGCGTAGCCGTCGACGGCCGCGCGGCACCCAGGACTTTACTGCAGGACGTCTCGTTGGAACTCACTGAGCAACGCATTGCGGTCATCGGGGCCAATGGCTCGGGAAAGTCCACCCTGCTGCGCTTGCTCAACGGCCTGGTGGCTCCCAGCGAAGGTACCGTCAGCATCAACGGCGCAGACAGCATGCGGGACGTTCGCCAGGTCCGCGGCCAGGTGGGTTTCGTCTTTACCGATCCCTTGTCGCAACTGGTCATGCCAACCGGGCGGGAAGATGTTGAACTCTCTTTGCGCCGTTCCATCAAGAACTCCAAAGAGCGTGCGGCCCGGGCAGAAGCTGTCCTGCAACGGTTCGGGATCCTGGACCTCGCGGACCAGAGTATTTACGAGCTCTCCGGCGGCGAACGGCAGCTGCTCGCCCTCGCGGCCGTCCTCGCGGTGAATCCCGCCGTCCTGGTCCTCGACGAGCCTTCAACGCTGTTGGACCTGCGCAACCGGGAGCTGCTCAGGCGCACGCTTGCGGGCCTGGAGCAGCAGATCATCATGTCCACCCACGATCTCGACCTTGCCCTCGAGGCGGACCGCGCGTTGGTCGTGGATTGCGGACGGATAGTGTTCGACGGCGGAGCAGCCGCCGCCGTCGAACACTACCGCGCGCTTTGTGCCGCTGAGCCCGCACAAGGCAAGGTGCAGGCGACGTGA
- a CDS encoding YrzE family protein, producing MSSATGSDGKHVRADGSQDEIPYAAEPRRDQVADARGTGPVYPDDSYVGNTSSYPVVSPASDPNAATRETVIAREKEQFGGIKIGSAFFGWLTATGMAVLLVALVAAAGIAVGLANNANVSDAANLASSQPVGVAGIIALLVILFLSYYCGGYVAGRMARFNGIKQGLMVWFWAIIVAVLVALLGLFAGPRFNILATVNSFPRIPVNEGQLSTIGIIAALVVAAVTLIAAALGGLAGMHYHRRVDRAGFTPPAEDVEA from the coding sequence ATGAGCAGTGCAACAGGATCCGATGGCAAACACGTACGGGCTGACGGCAGCCAGGATGAAATCCCGTACGCCGCCGAACCACGGCGGGACCAGGTAGCCGATGCACGTGGGACGGGCCCCGTCTACCCTGACGACAGCTACGTCGGCAACACGAGCAGCTATCCCGTGGTTTCCCCCGCTTCAGACCCAAACGCCGCCACCCGTGAGACCGTCATCGCCCGCGAAAAGGAGCAGTTCGGCGGAATCAAGATCGGCTCGGCCTTCTTCGGCTGGCTGACCGCAACGGGTATGGCCGTGCTGCTGGTCGCCCTCGTGGCGGCGGCGGGGATCGCTGTCGGACTCGCGAACAACGCGAATGTCAGTGACGCGGCGAACCTGGCATCATCGCAGCCCGTCGGAGTCGCGGGGATCATCGCGCTCTTGGTGATCCTGTTCCTCTCCTATTATTGCGGCGGCTACGTTGCCGGACGCATGGCCCGGTTCAACGGCATCAAGCAGGGGCTCATGGTCTGGTTTTGGGCAATTATCGTTGCCGTGCTGGTGGCGTTGCTGGGGTTGTTCGCCGGACCGCGGTTCAATATCCTCGCCACCGTGAACAGTTTCCCGAGGATTCCGGTGAATGAGGGACAGCTGAGCACCATCGGCATCATCGCCGCACTCGTAGTAGCAGCAGTGACCCTCATCGCCGCAGCACTCGGCGGACTGGCCGGCATGCATTACCACCGCAGGGTGGACCGCGCGGGCTTCACTCCACCAGCAGAGGACGTCGAGGCTTAG
- a CDS encoding metal-sulfur cluster assembly factor: protein MTEINAARTSLEDVEEALKDVIDPELGVNVVDLGLLYGLKYSEDDGALLIDMTLTTAACPLTDVLEEQVGQSLDGIVDDWRLNWVWMPPWGPERITDDGKDQMRALGFNI, encoded by the coding sequence ATGACCGAAATCAACGCGGCTCGCACCAGCCTCGAGGACGTCGAGGAGGCGCTCAAGGATGTCATTGACCCGGAACTCGGTGTCAACGTGGTGGACCTTGGGCTGCTCTACGGTCTGAAATACTCGGAAGACGACGGGGCTCTGCTCATCGACATGACGCTGACGACCGCGGCCTGTCCGCTGACGGATGTCCTCGAAGAGCAGGTCGGCCAGTCCCTCGACGGCATCGTCGACGACTGGCGCCTCAACTGGGTATGGATGCCGCCATGGGGTCCCGAGCGGATCACGGACGACGGCAAGGACCAGATGCGGGCCCTCGGGTTCAACATCTAA
- a CDS encoding SRPBCC domain-containing protein produces the protein MAEYTYVTYIEGTPDQIWTALTDAAQSAEYWGHANVSDWKAGSRWEHRRTDGSGTADVVGTILEATPPARLVNTWEDPAVPAVVKPDVVTFTIESHDGIARLTVHHRNIADDEQLAIAGRGWSAVLSNLKSYIELGRPLASVPWEMP, from the coding sequence ATGGCTGAATACACCTACGTCACGTACATCGAAGGCACCCCGGACCAGATTTGGACGGCACTGACGGACGCAGCCCAAAGCGCTGAGTACTGGGGCCACGCGAATGTCTCGGACTGGAAGGCAGGTTCGCGCTGGGAACACCGGCGCACGGACGGCTCCGGAACCGCCGACGTCGTGGGGACCATCCTGGAAGCAACGCCGCCGGCGCGCCTCGTGAACACGTGGGAGGATCCCGCGGTTCCAGCGGTGGTGAAGCCCGATGTGGTCACCTTCACCATCGAGTCACATGACGGCATCGCCAGGCTGACGGTCCATCACAGGAACATCGCCGACGACGAACAATTGGCGATTGCGGGCCGCGGCTGGTCGGCGGTCCTGTCCAATCTGAAAAGCTACATTGAACTAGGCCGCCCACTTGCCTCTGTGCCGTGGGAAATGCCCTGA
- a CDS encoding class I adenylate-forming enzyme family protein, with amino-acid sequence MPFLDKLQLWADERPDDTAVVVGGKRLNWADLRDAATLRLGETAATTVLAEPNSLDFVVAYTAAVAGGRRCAVVDPLWPQAMIDEVTQRIGEARPATGPLPAIGDELSDGHADTTFLIGLTSGTTSVPKAFTRSRRSWQVSFDASIEFFGLTPEDRTLAPGPLAASLNLYALSECLYAGAAFHTMETFDVGDVHAAISYDGVTRLVLVPTMLRLLSERGLAGGVDASGVRSIICAGSKLDARTLEAARRWAPNAAIFEYYGASELSFVSGTRLAAGEPLDVGGTGIGRPFPGVELKILDDDGAERPEGADGNICVRSGMVSNGYLWGDDGQALRCFDGWYTVGDQGYVDSGVLHILGRRSDMIITSGRNVYPHEVELALASVPGVSAAVAAGMPDEVRGQKVVAGIVPAYGSVTATQVKTGLDGLLARDKRPQRYFTLSELPVTDRGKVSRQMLLDWIENSDPRAKPLA; translated from the coding sequence ATGCCGTTCCTGGACAAACTTCAGCTCTGGGCCGATGAACGCCCCGACGACACCGCCGTCGTCGTTGGCGGCAAGCGGCTCAACTGGGCTGACCTTCGGGACGCCGCAACCTTGCGTCTCGGGGAGACGGCCGCGACGACGGTACTCGCCGAGCCCAATTCCCTGGACTTCGTGGTGGCGTACACGGCCGCCGTGGCCGGCGGACGGCGCTGCGCCGTGGTCGACCCGTTGTGGCCGCAAGCCATGATCGATGAGGTCACCCAGAGGATCGGAGAAGCCAGGCCCGCCACCGGCCCCCTGCCCGCCATAGGCGACGAGCTGTCCGACGGCCATGCGGACACCACGTTCCTGATCGGCCTGACGTCCGGAACCACGTCCGTACCCAAAGCCTTCACCCGTTCACGGCGTTCGTGGCAGGTCTCGTTTGACGCCTCCATCGAATTCTTCGGGCTGACACCGGAGGACAGGACCCTCGCGCCCGGACCGCTGGCCGCGAGCTTGAACCTGTACGCCCTGTCCGAATGCCTGTACGCCGGGGCGGCCTTCCACACCATGGAGACCTTCGACGTGGGCGATGTCCACGCAGCCATCAGTTATGACGGCGTCACCCGCCTGGTCCTCGTGCCCACCATGCTGCGGCTGCTGAGCGAGCGCGGACTGGCCGGAGGCGTGGACGCATCCGGCGTGCGGAGCATCATCTGCGCAGGCTCGAAGCTGGACGCCCGCACCCTTGAGGCCGCCAGGCGTTGGGCGCCCAACGCGGCCATTTTCGAGTATTACGGTGCGTCCGAGCTGAGTTTCGTTTCCGGAACGCGCCTTGCCGCCGGTGAACCGCTCGACGTCGGCGGCACCGGAATCGGCAGACCGTTTCCCGGCGTCGAACTCAAGATACTGGACGACGACGGCGCGGAGCGGCCCGAAGGGGCCGACGGGAACATCTGCGTCCGCTCCGGCATGGTCAGCAATGGGTATTTGTGGGGCGACGACGGCCAGGCGCTGCGGTGCTTTGACGGTTGGTACACGGTGGGGGACCAGGGCTATGTGGACTCCGGTGTCCTGCATATCCTCGGCCGTCGATCCGACATGATCATCACCTCCGGGAGGAATGTCTATCCCCATGAGGTGGAGCTTGCCTTGGCATCGGTCCCCGGGGTCTCGGCGGCCGTCGCGGCCGGAATGCCGGACGAAGTCCGGGGCCAGAAAGTTGTCGCAGGAATCGTTCCGGCCTACGGTTCGGTGACGGCAACCCAGGTGAAGACGGGCCTGGACGGTTTGCTCGCCCGGGACAAGCGACCCCAGCGGTATTTCACGCTGTCCGAATTGCCCGTGACGGACCGCGGGAAGGTCAGCCGCCAGATGTTGCTCGACTGGATTGAGAACAGCGATCCGCGGGCGAAACCACTTGCCTAG
- a CDS encoding DUF3099 domain-containing protein, which translates to MERDESAVTRDSSPLQAPGDPDAVSGDPVVHSITDAAAAHSDDMRERMIKYALAMGIRLVCLLLIFVVDGWFKIIAVAGAVFLPWIAVVIANGSDKAEVHSDALLDYVPAVELEASPPAEGEPAEAPVTVLEGELIDDADDSTHQDASRPEPHDNTGAGKRQYPLGGEEQAAS; encoded by the coding sequence TTGGAGCGTGATGAATCAGCCGTGACAAGAGATAGCAGTCCCCTGCAGGCGCCCGGGGACCCGGACGCCGTTTCAGGTGACCCCGTGGTGCACAGCATTACCGACGCCGCTGCCGCCCACTCGGACGACATGCGCGAACGAATGATCAAGTACGCCTTGGCGATGGGTATCCGTTTGGTGTGCCTGTTGCTCATTTTCGTGGTGGATGGCTGGTTCAAGATCATCGCGGTAGCTGGGGCCGTGTTCCTGCCCTGGATTGCCGTAGTGATCGCCAATGGCAGTGACAAGGCCGAAGTCCATAGCGACGCCTTGCTAGACTACGTCCCGGCCGTCGAGCTGGAAGCGTCACCACCTGCAGAAGGGGAGCCCGCCGAGGCGCCCGTCACCGTGTTGGAGGGCGAGCTCATCGACGACGCCGACGACTCCACACACCAGGACGCCTCCCGCCCGGAACCACATGACAACACCGGCGCCGGCAAGCGCCAATATCCACTCGGCGGGGAAGAACAGGCGGCTTCATGA
- a CDS encoding biotin transporter BioY has protein sequence MSSTETASTRRTPPRARWTSTDIGLIAVFAALVAASTLIPGIPVGSLGVPITLQTLTVILTGLVLGGGRAFAAVGLYTLLGFAGLPIFSGGRSGLGILATPSAGYIIAFPLAAAVTGWLAAIVIRKTVKYRAVFLFAAAMISTIVLIHGLGVLGFMVNGKFDFAKAFLADLPYYPGDTIKNVLAAIIAVSLHKAFPDILVRRVK, from the coding sequence ATGAGCAGCACCGAAACCGCATCCACGCGACGAACCCCTCCCCGCGCCCGCTGGACCTCCACGGACATCGGCCTCATCGCGGTATTCGCCGCACTCGTGGCCGCCTCAACGCTGATTCCGGGCATTCCGGTCGGCTCCTTGGGCGTACCGATCACCCTGCAGACCCTCACTGTCATCCTGACCGGCCTCGTGCTCGGCGGCGGGCGGGCCTTTGCCGCCGTCGGGCTTTACACCCTGCTCGGTTTCGCAGGACTGCCGATCTTCAGCGGGGGCCGGAGCGGGCTCGGTATCCTGGCAACACCGTCGGCCGGCTACATCATCGCTTTTCCCTTGGCGGCGGCCGTCACCGGCTGGTTGGCGGCGATCGTGATCCGCAAGACAGTCAAGTACCGGGCCGTTTTCCTGTTTGCCGCAGCCATGATCAGCACCATCGTCCTCATTCACGGCCTCGGAGTGCTTGGCTTCATGGTCAATGGCAAGTTCGACTTCGCCAAGGCGTTCCTGGCCGACCTTCCCTACTACCCCGGGGACACTATCAAGAACGTCCTCGCTGCGATCATCGCCGTCTCGCTCCACAAGGCCTTCCCGGACATCCTGGTCCGCCGCGTCAAATAG
- a CDS encoding beta-ketoacyl-ACP reductase: MSEAVSTARSVLITGGNRGIGLAIAESFLANGDKVAVTYRSETPLPEGILGVKADVTDEASLDAAFTEVEAAHGPVEVLVANAGITKDTLLLRMSEDDFTSVIDTNLTGAFRVIKRASKGMIRMRKGRVVLISSVSGLYGAPGQINYSASKAGMVGIARSLTRELGSRGITANVVAPGFINTDMTAELPEDTQKAYLASVPAGRFAEASEVANVVRWIASDEAAYISGAVIPVDGGLGMGH; the protein is encoded by the coding sequence ATGTCTGAAGCAGTATCAACCGCCCGCAGTGTCCTCATCACGGGCGGAAACCGGGGCATCGGCCTGGCGATCGCAGAGTCATTCCTCGCCAACGGCGACAAGGTCGCCGTGACGTACCGCAGCGAAACACCGCTCCCTGAGGGCATCCTTGGCGTCAAGGCCGATGTGACGGACGAGGCCTCGCTTGACGCCGCGTTCACGGAAGTCGAGGCTGCCCACGGGCCGGTCGAGGTTTTGGTAGCCAACGCCGGCATCACCAAGGACACGCTCCTTTTGCGCATGAGCGAGGACGACTTCACTTCCGTCATCGACACCAACCTCACGGGCGCCTTCCGGGTCATCAAGCGGGCATCGAAAGGCATGATCCGCATGCGCAAGGGCCGGGTTGTGCTGATCTCCTCCGTGTCGGGCCTCTACGGCGCCCCCGGACAGATCAACTACTCGGCCTCGAAGGCGGGCATGGTGGGCATCGCGCGTTCCCTCACCCGGGAACTTGGCAGCCGTGGCATCACGGCCAACGTGGTCGCACCGGGTTTCATCAACACTGACATGACCGCCGAGCTTCCCGAAGACACCCAGAAGGCGTATTTGGCGAGCGTTCCGGCAGGCCGCTTTGCCGAGGCTTCCGAGGTCGCCAACGTGGTCCGCTGGATTGCCAGTGACGAAGCCGCATACATTTCCGGTGCCGTCATCCCCGTGGACGGCGGCCTGGGCATGGGCCACTAG
- a CDS encoding YbaK/EbsC family protein produces MHKATETIPAPVLNVKSALTAAGAQDTVRTFDDDVPTAAAAASLLGCDIAAIANSLVFELDGAPLLILASGAAKVDTALVAASLGTARIRRASPDFVLEHTGQAVGGVAPLGHPQPIRTILDISLEEHPLLWAGAGDHNSMFSISYSELQRITAARPLKVR; encoded by the coding sequence ATGCACAAGGCTACTGAAACAATCCCGGCCCCCGTGCTGAACGTGAAGTCGGCCCTGACGGCGGCCGGAGCGCAAGATACGGTGCGCACCTTCGACGATGATGTCCCCACTGCGGCTGCGGCAGCTTCCTTGCTGGGTTGCGATATTGCGGCCATCGCCAACAGCCTGGTCTTCGAACTCGACGGCGCTCCGCTGTTGATTCTCGCGAGCGGGGCCGCGAAAGTGGACACCGCCCTGGTAGCGGCCTCCTTGGGGACGGCCAGGATCCGCCGGGCGAGCCCTGACTTCGTCTTGGAACACACCGGGCAGGCCGTAGGCGGCGTAGCTCCCCTTGGACACCCACAGCCCATACGAACCATCCTCGACATTTCGCTCGAGGAACATCCACTGCTCTGGGCAGGCGCGGGGGACCATAACTCGATGTTCTCCATCAGTTACAGCGAACTCCAGCGGATTACGGCCGCCCGGCCCCTCAAGGTCCGCTGA